In Paenibacillus durus, the DNA window AATCAAATTGACTTTCAAAGAAGGTAAGGTAACGGAATTTGACGCTTCCACCGGACGAGAGCATCTGGCCTCGCTGCTGGAGACGGACGAAGGCGCATCCTATCTGGGCGAGATGGCCCTTGTGCCGCATGATTCGCCGATATCGCGGCTGAACCGGATTTTTTACAATACGGGCATTGACGAGAATGCCTCTTGCCACTTTGCGCTCGGCAGCGCTTATCCCGTCAATATCGAGGGAGGAACGAAGCTTAAGCAGGAGGAGCTGCTGGCGAAGGGGGCAAATGTCAGCCTGACGCACGTGGACTTTATGATCGGATCGGCGGAGCTCGATATTGACGGCGAGCTGCCGGACGGAACCGTCGAACCGGTGTTCAGACAAGGAAACTGGGCGTAAGCGGGGCGATACACCGCTTAGAAACGCCAGTTGATTAATACGGAAATTTGAATTAGGGCAAGCCGTTTACAGACTGATGTCTGTATGAACGGCTTGCCTTTTTCAATTTAGCCGCCCAGCCGCACATACTCGGCAGCCGGAGCCGCTAATGAATCGGGTTTCAAGATTTCGCGGAAGTGATCTTCACAAATTTATCGGCTAAATCATAATTTAGGGCAGAAGGCCAGTTCGTTTTTAAGTGTGAATTGCTGAAAATTTTTAAGATCAGTCTGAGAAAGGTCCTGATTAAAAGGAGGGAAAGGACATAGACACTTTACAGGGCGAGCAGTTTATTGAGCTTTCAGTTGGATCAGAAACATGCGCACTTCGAATTAAAGACATTCACGAGATCATCAAAATGCAGGGCGTAACCGATATTCCATTCAGCAAACCCACAGTTAAAGGCGTAATCAATCTTCGGGGCAGGATCATTCCGGTAATGAGTCTTAGGAACCTGCTGGGGATGCCGGATGAGTCTTACACCAAAACATCACGAATAATCATTATATGCCGCCATGAAGAGCTCATTGGATTAATTGTAGACAAAGTCAATCACATCACGGCATATGAAGAGATTCATTCTCCACTCAGCGCGGCATATGAAGAAAGCAGTCATGGAGTATTTCTAGGAATTGCGAGCCGAGGCGAGCAGCTTATTGGCATACTGGAGCTGGAAGGGCTACTGGGCAATTAGAAATCAATTAACAAAGTGATTAGCCTGGGAGGAAATCATATGAAATGGTTCTATAATTTTAAGACCGCTGTTAAGCTTCTGTTGGCTTTTTCCGTGCTTGGCATTATGGTATTGTTCGTAGGTCTAATCGGTATAAAGCAGCTCGGGGAAATAAACAGCCGGCTCAATGACATGTATCAGAATCATCTCCTGGCAATCAAGCCGCTCATGGAAACTAAAGATTTATTCAACCAATCGAGAAATGAATTACGTAAGTTATATATGAATAGCGGAAGCGAGAGCTCATTAACGATCAAATCACTGAGAGACGACATGACCGCTGCCAGCGAGAGACTGGAGGAATTCAAGAAGACAGAGCTTACTGCGGAATCCCAGGAACAATTGACGGTATTGGAAACGGCTCTGGACAGCTACAATCGGTCTGTTGATGAAATCATTCAAATGGCGTTAAGCCACCAAAACAACCAGCTGCTTCGGCAGCTTAATGATCCTAACGGAGTATATGCTCAAGGAAGAGATGACACCTTAGCCGCGCTCGATAAGCTAATTGATATCAACGCAGGCGAAGCACAAAGGGCTGAGCAGGCAGGGAAAGAGGCGTTTGCCTCAGGCCGGGAGCTTGTTTATTGGATTACTGCAGCGGCGTTGGCTGTAACTATCGTTACGGGTATTTTTGTTTCCGGCATGATATCTAGACCTCTTCGAAAAATAGGGAGCGTTGCCAAGCAAGCTGCAGAGGGAGAACTGGGAATCGCATCAGGCATAGGCACAACAGACGAGGTTGGAGTAATAGCAAACGCCGTGGATACGATGATCCTAAATGTGCGAAAAATAGTAGACAGCATTCTTCTGGGCGCTGAAAGCTTGGAGGCCGCTTCGAAGCAAATCTCCGTTACGAGTAAGGAAATTGCCGGAAGCAACAGCAATCGGGCAGAGTCTG includes these proteins:
- a CDS encoding chemotaxis protein CheW, producing the protein MELSVGSETCALRIKDIHEIIKMQGVTDIPFSKPTVKGVINLRGRIIPVMSLRNLLGMPDESYTKTSRIIIICRHEELIGLIVDKVNHITAYEEIHSPLSAAYEESSHGVFLGIASRGEQLIGILELEGLLGN
- a CDS encoding methyl-accepting chemotaxis protein, encoding MKWFYNFKTAVKLLLAFSVLGIMVLFVGLIGIKQLGEINSRLNDMYQNHLLAIKPLMETKDLFNQSRNELRKLYMNSGSESSLTIKSLRDDMTAASERLEEFKKTELTAESQEQLTVLETALDSYNRSVDEIIQMALSHQNNQLLRQLNDPNGVYAQGRDDTLAALDKLIDINAGEAQRAEQAGKEAFASGRELVYWITAAALAVTIVTGIFVSGMISRPLRKIGSVAKQAAEGELGIASGIGTTDEVGVIANAVDTMILNVRKIVDSILLGAESLEAASKQISVTSKEIAGSNSNRAESEGKINVLFRELTEVINSVVQNTQQAAELSEQSARIIDKGTEVVNISLNSMNDVRVHMAELEKNSLVIGRIVEMIEDIADRTNLLALSAAIEAARAGEQGRGFAVVADEVRKLAESSSSAEKEIIGMIKGLQEKIQLSAAAVQESVTYSHKTAETFGDIQKIVSEAGAKVTNIAAASEEQSVQAAGAWDAVESIMAATKVAAAASDKMAVTAQTLAQMADELQKSVSIFKIDRHEETERESE